A part of Andrena cerasifolii isolate SP2316 chromosome 10, iyAndCera1_principal, whole genome shotgun sequence genomic DNA contains:
- the LOC143373691 gene encoding ABC transporter G family member 23, producing MDATSTPPAAPTASLELKTRRAQFQTQASTLDTRRKQAVCVRRAFKKYGPKSNPNIILDGLNMTVSKGTIYGLLGASGCGKTTLLSCIVGRRRLNSGEIWVLGGRPGSRGSGVPGPRVGYMPQELALYGEFSIRETFIYFGWCAGMTTEQVDVKLDFLVKLLQLPSENRFVKNLSGGQQRRVSFAAALLAEPELLILDEPTVGVDPVLRKSIWDHLVHLTKDGNKTIIITTHYIEETRQAGMIGLMRGGKLLAEESPTKLMEMHNMDSLEDVFLKLSKRQNMGLRRRSSILSSVTGVLPEVDPDDEMSGEFGDNVSVSSRRRSTAVADDGHVPELPPEEKGSLDFKMLDAQHMKALIWKNFLWMWRNVGIMLFIIGLPVVQIVLFCLSIGKDPIGLKIAIVNNELNNTMDLCVPSVGCDWTNLSCRYLQHLESRSVQLVSYDTDSDGRNAVRRGWAWASIFFPSNYSDSLSARIEAGKDADDWSVDYSNMQVVMDMSNQQIGQLLQRDLYMSYQEFAEELTVACNYSSKLTNIPLDFKHPIYGPEEPNFTDFAAPGIILTIIFFLSVALTSGAMLLERNEGLLERSLVSGLTGPEILFAQVITQFVVMIGQTVMVLIFSFAVFGITCEGAIGWVSALTVLTGLCGMCFGFVIACVCENERSATYVAMGSFLPIVMLCGIIWPIEGMHTVLKCISYVLPLTKSTEAMRAMLARGWPISNPTVYAGFIATFIWISAFMTLAILLIKFKKG from the exons ATGGATGCTACCAGCACTCCGCCGGCTGCGCCGACGGCTTCCTTGGAGCTGAAGACACGAAGGGCACAGTTTCAAACGCAAGCCTCGACTTTGGATACGAGAAGGAAGCAGGCGGTATGCGTGAGAAGGGCCTTCAAGAAGTATGGGCCCAAGAGCAACCCAAATATTATCCTCGATGGGCTGAATATGACTGTATCAAAAGGCACGAT ATATGGCCTCCTCGGTGCGAGTGGCTGCGGCAAGACCACGCTGCTCTCTTGCATCGTGGGCCGAAGGCGTTTAAATTCCGGGGAGATTTGGGTGCTGGGCGGCAGGCCGGGGTCCAGAGGATCGGGTGTTCCTGGGCCGAGGGTGGGTTACATGCCGCAGGAGCTCGCCCTTTACGGGGAGTTCTCCATAAGGGAGACGTTCATTTATTTCGGTTGGTGCGCTGGCATGACGACGGAGCAAGTGGACGTGAAGCTCGATTTCCTCGTAAAG TTGTTACAGCTGCCATCAGAAAATCGTTTCGTGAAGAACCTGTCGGGTGGTCAGCAGAGGAGGGTGTCCTTCGCAGCAGCTCTCCTTGCAGAACCAGAATTGCTAATTTTAGATGAGCCCACCGTAGGCGTGGACCCTGTCCTCCGCAAGAGCATCTGGGACCATTTGGTCCACTTGACGAAGGACGGTAACAAAACCATCATCATCACCACGCACTACATCGAGGAGACGAGGCAGGCCGGTATGATCGGCTTGATGAGGGGTGGCAAGCTTTTAGCCGAAGAATCGCCCACGAAACTGATGGAGATGCACAACATGGACAGCTTGGAGGACGTGTTCCTGAAGCTGAGCAAACGGCAGAACATGGGCCTCCGGAGGCGGAGCAGCATCCTCAGCAGCGTCACTGGCGTCCTTCCAGAAGTT GACCCAGACGACGAGATGAGCGGCGAATTCGGGGACAATGTCAGCGTTTCCAGTCGGAGAAGAAGCACCGCTGTCGCGGACGATGGACAC GTGCCAGAGCTGCCGCCCGAGGAGAAAGGGTCCTTGGACTTCAAGATGCTCGACGCTCAGCACATGAAGGCTCTCATATGGAAGAACTTCCTGTGGATGTGGAGGAACGTAGG CATAATGCTGTTCATCATCGGCCTTCCAGTCGTCCAGATTGTTCTGTTCTGTCTTTCCATCGGCAAAGACCCTATAGGTTTAAAGATAGCGATAGTGAATAACGAACTGAACAACACTATGGATCTGTGCGTGCCATCGGTCGGCTGCGACTGGACGAACTTGAGCTGTCGGTATCTTCAGCACCTGGAGAGTAGGTCAGTACAGTTGGTGTCGTACGATACTGACAGCGATGGCAGAAATGCTGTGAGACGAGGCTGGGCCTGGGCTTCCATATTCTTCCCTTCCAATTACTCTGATTCGCTATCGGCTAGAATAGAAGCTGGCAAAGATGCTGATGACTGGAGCGTCGATTACTCCAATATGCAGGTCGTCATGGACATGTCCA ACCAACAAATCGGCCAGCTACTCCAACGAGACCTTTACATGTCTTACCAAGAATTTGCAGAGGAGTTGACCGTAGCATGTAATTACAGCAGCAAACTAACAAATATCCCGTTAGAC TTTAAGCATCCGATCTATGGCCCCGAGGAACCGAACTTCACAGATTTCGCGGCACCCGGAATCATCTTAAC AATCATTTTCTTCTTGTCAGTTGCTCTAACATCTGGCGCGATGTTGCTGGAAAGGAACGAGGGTCTCCTTGAGAGAAGCTTAGTCTCTG GTCTGACTGGGCCGGAGATCCTCTTTGCTCAAGTGATAACTCAGTTCGTGGTGATGATAGGGCAAACAGTCATGGTCCTGATATTCTCCTTCGCTGTCTTCGGCATCACTTGCGAGGGTGCTATCGGTTGGGTATCTGCCCTGACTGTACTCACTGGCCTGTGTGGAATGTGTTTCG GATTCGTTATCGCCTGTGTCTGTGAAAACGAGAGAAGCGCCACGTACGTGGCAATGGGTTCGTTTTTACCCATCGTCATGCTGTGCGGAATAATTTGGCCCATCGAAGGCATGCATACGGTGCTGAAATGTATCAGCTACGTCCTGCCATTGACGAAGAGTACAGAGGCGATGAGAGCCATGCTGGCCAGAGGATGGCCAATTTCTAATCCCACTGTATACGCCGGTTTCATtgccacgttcatctggataAGCGCCTTTATGACTCTAGCGATTCTGTTGATTAAGTTTAAGAAAGGTTAA